A region from the Camarhynchus parvulus chromosome 23, STF_HiC, whole genome shotgun sequence genome encodes:
- the LOC115912712 gene encoding ras-related protein Rab-42-like, with protein sequence METVTDSPQDPDPEGHFQFRVIVLGDAAVGKSSLLRCFTDRPGGGPGGTAMPGPTVGVEFYSRTILMPPTGKAKLQLWDTAGQERFRSITKSFYRSAAGVLLVFDLTNRASFEHVPEWYHEAAGDRLPAFVLVGHKCDLVDERAVSAEEAGHLAATLGMAFVETSAHSNLNVELAFQTLAGGIQQALGQGILAPHQGCDGIRLIPNQSHCQPLAWRKPRKRCQC encoded by the exons ATGGAGACAGTGACAGATTCCCCCCAGGATCCTGATCCCGAGGGACACTTCCAGTTCCGTGTCATCGTGCTGGGAGATGCAGCCGTGGGCAAGTCCTCACTGCTGCGCTGCTTCACTGATAGGCCGGGTGGGGGTCCTGGTGGGACAGCCATGCCAGGCCCCACTGTCGGCGTCGAGTTCTACAGCCGGACTATCTTGATGCCACCCACCGGCAAGgccaagctgcagctctgggacacagctggccaGGAGCGGTTCAG ATCCATCACCAAGTCCTTCTACCGGAGCGCGGcgggggtgctgctggtgtttgACCTCACCAACCGGGCATCTTTTGAACACGTTCCTGAGTGGTACCACGAGGCTGCGGGGGACCGGCTGCCTGCCTTTGTCCTGGTGGGACACAAGTGTGACCTGGTGGATGAGCGAGCTGTGTCAGCAGAGGAAGCTGGACACCTTGCTGCCACTCTGGGCATGGCCTTTGTGGAGACCTCAGCCCACAGCAACCTCAACGTGGAGTTGGCCTTCCAGACACTGGCTGGAGGTATCCAGCAGGCACTGGGCCAGGGGATCCTTGCCCCACACCAGGGATGTGATGGCATCAGGCTCATTCCCAACCAGAGTCACTGCCAGCCTCTGGCGTGGAGGAAGCCCCGCAAGCGCTGCCAGTGCTGA
- the LOC115912898 gene encoding ras-related protein Rab-39B-like: MEPRWQYQFRVIMLGDSTAGKSSLLRRYTEGVFLDTVNQTVGVDFYVQFVELEPGLQVKLQFWDTAGQERFRSVTRSYYRNSAGGMLLFDITNRTSFESIRQWHREVTDTIQPFRMVFLLVGHKSDLAGQRRVGQMEAEKLAASLGIQYVETSAKDASNVVLAFQMLTVAIYQALQTGQLVATEAWDGVKSSIPLPVLPKAQALEKEEKRKRCLC; encoded by the exons ATGGAGCCACGGTGGCAGTACCAGTTCCGGGTAATCATGCTGGGGGACTCGACAGCGGGGAAATCCTCACTGTTGCGGCGCTACACCGAAGGTGTCTTCCTGGACACTGTCAACCAGACGGTGGGGGTGGACTTCTACGTCCAATTCGtggagctggagccagggctgcaagTGAAGCTGCAGTTCTGGGACACAGCCGGGCAGGAGAGGTTCAG GTCTGTGACTCGCTCCTACTACCGCAACTCAGCCGGGGGGATGCTGCTTTTCGACATCACCAACCGCACGTCCTTCGAGAGCATCCGGCAATGGCACCGGGAGGTGACTGACACGATCCAACCCTTCCGCATGGTCTTCCTGCTTGTGGGGCACAAGAGTGACCTGGCTGGGCAGCGCCGGGTGGGCCAGATGGAGGCGGAGAAGTTGGCGGCCTCACTGGGTATCCAGTACGTGGAGACCTCAGCCAAAGATGCTTCCAATGTGGTCCTGGCCTTCCAGATGCTGACAGTGGCCATTTACCAAGCGCTGCAGACGGGGCAGTTGGTGGCCACTGAGGCGTGGGACGGGGTGAAGAGCAGCATCccactgccagtgctgcccaAGGCTCAGGcactggagaaggaggagaaacgGAAGAGATGCTTGTGCTAG
- the TAF12 gene encoding transcription initiation factor TFIID subunit 12 isoform X1, giving the protein MLSVPHGGVTAGRAVSVMLPKLIGLDPHNPKKKQDLDKLYDLKAKAQQIMNQFGPSALINLSNFSSIKPEPASTPPQSSMANSTTVAKMPGTPSGGGRLSPESNQVLTKKKLQDLVREVDPNEQLDEDVEEMLLQIADDFIESVVTAACQLARHRKSNTLEVKDVQLHLERQWNMWIPGFGSEEIRPYKKACTTEAHKQRMALIRKTTKK; this is encoded by the exons ATGTTGTCAGTCCCACATGGAGGAGTCACTGCAGGCCGAGCTGTGAGCGTGATGCTGCCAAAA tTGATTGGTTTGGATCCCCACAACCCCAAGAAGAAGCAGGACCTAGACAAGCTTTATGATCTAAAAGCTAAAGCCCAACAGATTATGAACCAGTTTGGCCCTTCTGCCTTGATCAACCTCTCCAACTTCTCCTCGATCAAGCCAGAACCAGCCAGCACCCCCCCCCAGAGCTCCATGGCCAACAGCACTACTGTGGCAAAGATGCCAGGGACACCCAGTGGAGGAGGGCGGCTCAGTCCTGAAAGCAACCAG GTTTTAACCAAGAAGAAATTGCAAGACCTGGTGCGTGAGGTGGATCCGAACGAGCAGCTGGATGAAGATGTGGAAGAA ATGCTGCTACAGATCGCCGATGACTTCATTGAGAGTGTGGTGACAGCCGCCTGCCAGCTTGCACGGCACCGCAAGTCCAACACTCTGGAAGTCAAAGATGTCCAGTTGCACCTTG AGCGCCAGTGGAACATGTGGATCCCGGGCTTTGGTTCTGAAGAAATCAGGCCCTACAAAAAAGCCTGCACTACAGAAGCTCACAAACAG AGAATGGCACTGATCCGCAAAACTACCAAGAAATAG
- the TAF12 gene encoding transcription initiation factor TFIID subunit 12 isoform X2, whose amino-acid sequence MNQFGPSALINLSNFSSIKPEPASTPPQSSMANSTTVAKMPGTPSGGGRLSPESNQVLTKKKLQDLVREVDPNEQLDEDVEEMLLQIADDFIESVVTAACQLARHRKSNTLEVKDVQLHLERQWNMWIPGFGSEEIRPYKKACTTEAHKQRMALIRKTTKK is encoded by the exons ATGAACCAGTTTGGCCCTTCTGCCTTGATCAACCTCTCCAACTTCTCCTCGATCAAGCCAGAACCAGCCAGCACCCCCCCCCAGAGCTCCATGGCCAACAGCACTACTGTGGCAAAGATGCCAGGGACACCCAGTGGAGGAGGGCGGCTCAGTCCTGAAAGCAACCAG GTTTTAACCAAGAAGAAATTGCAAGACCTGGTGCGTGAGGTGGATCCGAACGAGCAGCTGGATGAAGATGTGGAAGAA ATGCTGCTACAGATCGCCGATGACTTCATTGAGAGTGTGGTGACAGCCGCCTGCCAGCTTGCACGGCACCGCAAGTCCAACACTCTGGAAGTCAAAGATGTCCAGTTGCACCTTG AGCGCCAGTGGAACATGTGGATCCCGGGCTTTGGTTCTGAAGAAATCAGGCCCTACAAAAAAGCCTGCACTACAGAAGCTCACAAACAG AGAATGGCACTGATCCGCAAAACTACCAAGAAATAG